A genomic segment from Pirellulales bacterium encodes:
- a CDS encoding DUF1592 domain-containing protein, whose protein sequence is MAEPLVEALMLIRRNCSLIVAANVCILALHASRVRPVSAQEPKDRSAQAADAFRQNVAPVLAKYCFDCHGQGNVTAEVAFDQFTSDRQLVDSRDLWWKALKQLRAGLMPPHGEPRPSSDELARIEHWIKTAAFQIDPQHPDPGQVTVRRLNRVEYRNTIRDLIGVNYDTSGEFPADDTGYGFDNIGDVLTISPLLFEKYVAAAETIVKQADRARLFPRDVPATDAERRQYAGEILGRFAGRAFRRPPGPETVERLVKLAESVAHQPGQSFEGGVARALTAILASPRFLFREETAEPTAPPAHPLIDEYSLATRLSYFLWSTMPDEELFRMAAEHKLRENLSAQVKRMLSDPRSGEFVRHFTGQWLQVRDIDSVDINVFAVIAGDRPPDPEAERRRDRFRELRRRPFESLTAEEKAELEAVRAAFRSRSGRFRQFELDGELRRAMRDETEMLFAHIVREDRSLLELIDCNYSFLNERLGKHYGIEGVEGNEMRRVQLPPDSPRGGILTQGTVLAVTSNPDRTSPVKRGLFILDNVLGTPPPPPPPDIPPLEDAAKQLAERSTLRQQLELHRSQALCNSCHNRLDPLGLALEDFNALGMLRASRDDRPIDTSGTLLTGESFTNIRELKHILVTERRRDFYRCLTEKLLIYALGRGLDYYDVAAVDVLVERLEQEKGRPSVLISGIIQSVPFQRCRAELVRSEP, encoded by the coding sequence ATGGCAGAACCCCTCGTGGAGGCCCTGATGTTGATCCGTCGGAACTGCAGTTTGATCGTCGCCGCCAATGTTTGCATTTTGGCGTTGCACGCTTCTAGGGTGCGGCCCGTTTCCGCGCAGGAGCCGAAAGACCGATCGGCCCAGGCGGCGGACGCCTTTCGACAGAACGTTGCTCCCGTGCTGGCCAAGTACTGCTTCGACTGCCACGGCCAAGGCAACGTCACGGCCGAAGTGGCCTTCGATCAGTTCACGTCGGACCGCCAGCTTGTCGACAGCCGCGATCTGTGGTGGAAGGCCCTCAAGCAACTGCGGGCCGGCTTGATGCCGCCGCACGGCGAGCCGCGGCCGTCGAGCGACGAACTAGCGCGCATCGAACATTGGATCAAAACCGCCGCGTTCCAGATCGACCCGCAACATCCCGACCCCGGACAGGTGACGGTCCGCCGGCTGAACCGCGTCGAATATCGAAACACCATCCGGGATTTGATTGGCGTCAATTACGACACGTCGGGCGAGTTTCCGGCCGACGACACGGGCTATGGCTTCGATAATATCGGCGACGTGTTGACGATCTCGCCGTTGCTTTTCGAAAAATACGTCGCCGCCGCCGAGACCATCGTCAAACAGGCGGATCGCGCGCGGCTTTTTCCCCGCGACGTTCCCGCAACCGATGCCGAACGTCGCCAGTATGCCGGTGAGATTCTGGGGCGCTTCGCCGGGCGTGCTTTTCGCCGGCCGCCCGGACCGGAAACCGTCGAGCGGTTGGTGAAGCTCGCCGAGAGCGTTGCCCATCAGCCGGGGCAAAGCTTCGAAGGAGGCGTCGCCCGCGCGCTCACGGCCATTTTGGCTTCGCCCCGGTTCCTGTTCCGCGAAGAGACGGCGGAACCGACGGCGCCGCCCGCGCACCCGTTGATCGACGAATACTCGCTCGCCACGCGCTTGTCGTATTTCCTCTGGTCGACCATGCCCGACGAAGAGCTGTTTCGGATGGCGGCCGAGCACAAGCTACGGGAAAACCTTTCGGCGCAAGTCAAGCGGATGTTGTCCGACCCGCGATCGGGCGAGTTTGTGCGGCACTTCACCGGGCAGTGGCTGCAGGTCCGCGACATCGACTCGGTGGACATCAACGTCTTCGCCGTGATTGCGGGCGACCGGCCGCCCGACCCCGAGGCGGAACGACGTCGGGACCGATTTCGCGAGTTGCGCCGCCGGCCGTTCGAGAGCCTGACCGCGGAAGAGAAGGCCGAGTTGGAAGCCGTGCGGGCCGCCTTTCGGTCGCGGTCCGGGCGGTTTCGCCAGTTCGAGCTGGACGGCGAGTTGCGGCGGGCCATGCGCGACGAAACGGAGATGCTCTTCGCCCACATCGTGCGGGAAGACCGCAGCTTGCTGGAACTGATCGACTGCAATTATTCCTTCTTGAACGAGCGGTTGGGCAAACACTACGGCATCGAGGGCGTCGAGGGGAACGAAATGCGGCGGGTGCAGCTTCCGCCCGACAGTCCGCGGGGAGGGATTCTGACGCAAGGCACCGTGTTGGCGGTCACGTCGAACCCCGACCGCACGTCGCCGGTCAAGCGCGGGCTGTTCATTCTCGACAACGTGCTGGGAACGCCTCCCCCGCCGCCGCCTCCCGACATTCCGCCACTGGAAGACGCCGCCAAACAGCTCGCCGAGCGCTCGACGTTGCGGCAGCAACTCGAACTGCACCGCAGCCAGGCACTGTGCAATTCGTGCCACAACCGGCTCGACCCGCTCGGCCTGGCGCTGGAAGACTTCAATGCCCTGGGCATGCTCCGCGCAAGCCGCGACGATCGCCCGATCGATACGTCCGGCACGTTGCTCACGGGCGAATCCTTTACGAATATTCGCGAATTGAAGCATATTCTGGTGACGGAGCGTCGCCGCGATTTCTACCGCTGTTTGACCGAAAAACTACTGATCTACGCCTTGGGGCGCGGGCTCGACTATTATGACGTGGCCGCGGTCGACGTCCTCGTGGAGCGGCTCGAACAGGAAAAAGGTCGCCCGTCGGTGCTGATTTCTGGTATCATCCAATCTGTGCCGTTCCAAAGATGCAGAGCCGAACTTGTCAGGAGCGAACCATGA
- a CDS encoding DUF1552 domain-containing protein — MNRRSLAERTESALRGAGLNRRHFLRGVGAAIALPAFESLRPAKLLAAESAAGLATTASGAPLRTAFVFFPNGAIPDAFWPEGDGADFQWSRTLQPLEPLKDFVQVLGGLDHKNAEAGPDGAGDHARGGGTFLTGVRLNKSATNVRAGVSIDQVLAREVGHLTRLPSLELTCDAVRKSGACDSGYACAYQFNLSWSSPTTPMTPEANPRLAFERLFGEGPPGERQANALRRRQEQRSVLDFVREDARAMQRRLSARDNDKLDQYLTGVREIESRIAKAETFGGPRDPGVDAPAGVPAEYAEYVQLMYDLLLLAFESDSTRVGTLLLAHDGSNRSFDDIGISEGHHDLTHHQNRADWIQKVTEIDLWYARQFSRFLGRLRETSDVDGNSLLHNSMIVYGGGNADANRHTHTNLPIVLAGAGGGSLKGGRYIQHGSKPVSNLFLGLADRCGVRALDRFGDSTGRLDEI; from the coding sequence ATGAACCGCCGTTCTCTCGCCGAACGAACCGAGTCCGCGTTGCGCGGCGCTGGACTGAACCGCCGCCATTTTTTGCGCGGCGTCGGGGCCGCGATCGCCTTGCCGGCATTTGAGTCGCTCCGGCCGGCGAAGCTGTTGGCAGCCGAATCGGCGGCTGGCCTGGCGACCACGGCCAGTGGGGCGCCCTTGCGCACGGCGTTTGTGTTCTTTCCCAACGGCGCGATTCCCGATGCCTTTTGGCCCGAGGGGGACGGGGCCGATTTCCAGTGGAGCCGCACGCTCCAGCCGCTGGAGCCGCTTAAGGACTTCGTGCAGGTGCTGGGTGGACTCGACCACAAAAACGCGGAGGCCGGACCGGACGGTGCCGGCGACCATGCCCGCGGCGGCGGCACGTTTCTGACCGGCGTCCGCCTGAACAAAAGTGCGACCAACGTCCGTGCGGGCGTCTCCATCGATCAGGTGTTGGCGCGTGAAGTTGGGCACCTGACGCGCCTGCCCTCGCTTGAGTTGACGTGCGACGCGGTGCGCAAGTCGGGCGCTTGCGACTCGGGATATGCCTGCGCCTATCAATTCAATTTGTCGTGGAGTTCGCCCACCACGCCGATGACTCCCGAAGCGAATCCGCGACTGGCGTTCGAACGGCTGTTTGGCGAAGGGCCGCCGGGCGAGCGCCAGGCCAACGCCCTTCGCCGGCGGCAAGAGCAGCGGTCGGTGCTCGATTTCGTGCGCGAAGACGCCCGCGCGATGCAGCGGCGGCTCAGTGCCCGCGACAACGACAAGCTCGACCAGTATCTGACCGGCGTCCGCGAAATCGAATCGCGCATCGCCAAAGCCGAGACGTTCGGCGGGCCTCGCGATCCCGGCGTCGATGCTCCGGCGGGCGTCCCCGCCGAGTACGCGGAATACGTGCAGCTCATGTACGATCTGTTGCTGTTGGCGTTCGAGAGCGATTCGACGCGCGTGGGCACGCTGCTGTTGGCGCACGACGGCAGCAATCGGTCGTTCGACGACATCGGCATTTCCGAAGGCCACCACGATCTGACGCACCATCAGAACCGCGCCGACTGGATCCAGAAGGTGACCGAGATCGACTTGTGGTACGCGCGGCAGTTTTCTCGGTTTCTCGGCCGGCTCCGCGAGACGAGCGACGTCGACGGCAACTCGCTGCTCCACAATTCGATGATCGTCTACGGCGGCGGCAACGCCGACGCCAACCGGCACACGCACACCAACCTGCCGATCGTGTTGGCCGGCGCCGGCGGCGGTTCGCTCAAAGGCGGGCGCTATATCCAACATGGCTCGAAGCCGGTCAGCAACCTGTTCCTGGGGCTCGCCGATCGCTGCGGAGTTCGAGCGCTCGATCGCTTCGGCGACTCGACCGGCCGGCTCGACGAGATTTAG
- a CDS encoding right-handed parallel beta-helix repeat-containing protein, which yields MSNVRDFGAAGHGRLDDTEAVLHALADGDGLLSFPPGTYLISRTIEVDLARRGRFAVEGFGGTAKIVMAGPGPAFHLIGTHDKTADPTGFKPGVWTSQRMPTVANIEIEGRHAAASGFLLEGTMQATFEGVLLRELVDGIRLHGRARNLLVSHCHIHNNRGVGIFLDRVNLHQAIVTGSHISYCRRAGIQIVGSEIRNLQICGNDIEYNFDPNEHDSADISIDSTADGSSVREGTIVGNTIQAKYSPGGANVRIVGRNARQNHKAGMFTISDNLIGSQEINVHLVACRGVVVSGNVIYSGHRRNIELEGSRNIVLASNSFDHNPDYGERELCTGVRLAESHDCTLTGCILHDCQAGQHTVAGVLPLAREALLEIVRCQRINVSGCQVLDGQPYGILVEGSSLVSITGTSVLETRTEKKTRAAIRLRGEGRSNLVATNILARGLDDSITRDDGFEARLAENVEV from the coding sequence ATGAGTAACGTCCGCGATTTTGGCGCCGCCGGCCACGGCAGGCTCGATGACACCGAAGCCGTCCTGCACGCGCTGGCCGATGGCGACGGCCTGCTTTCGTTTCCGCCCGGCACCTACCTGATCTCGCGGACCATCGAAGTCGATCTGGCCCGGCGCGGCCGCTTCGCCGTCGAGGGTTTCGGAGGCACGGCCAAGATCGTCATGGCCGGACCCGGCCCCGCCTTCCACCTCATCGGCACCCACGACAAAACGGCCGACCCCACAGGATTCAAGCCCGGCGTCTGGACCAGCCAACGCATGCCGACGGTCGCCAACATCGAGATCGAAGGCCGACACGCCGCCGCGTCGGGCTTTCTGCTCGAAGGGACGATGCAAGCCACCTTCGAGGGCGTGCTGCTGCGGGAACTGGTCGACGGCATCCGCCTGCACGGCCGGGCGCGCAACCTGCTCGTCTCGCACTGCCACATCCACAACAACCGCGGCGTCGGCATCTTTCTCGACCGCGTGAACCTGCACCAGGCCATCGTCACCGGCTCGCACATCAGCTATTGCCGCCGGGCGGGCATCCAGATCGTCGGCTCCGAAATCCGCAACCTGCAAATCTGCGGCAACGACATCGAATACAACTTCGACCCGAACGAGCACGATTCAGCCGACATCTCGATCGACTCGACCGCCGACGGCTCCTCGGTCCGCGAAGGTACCATCGTGGGCAACACCATCCAGGCCAAGTACAGCCCCGGCGGCGCCAACGTGCGGATCGTCGGCCGCAACGCCCGGCAAAACCACAAGGCCGGCATGTTTACCATCTCCGACAACCTGATCGGCAGCCAGGAGATCAACGTCCACCTGGTGGCCTGCCGCGGCGTGGTGGTGTCGGGCAACGTCATCTACAGCGGGCACCGACGCAACATCGAGCTCGAAGGCTCGCGCAACATCGTGCTGGCCTCGAACAGCTTCGACCATAACCCCGACTACGGCGAGCGCGAGCTTTGCACGGGCGTGCGCTTGGCCGAAAGTCACGACTGCACACTGACCGGCTGCATTCTGCACGACTGCCAGGCCGGCCAGCACACCGTCGCCGGAGTGTTGCCGCTGGCGCGCGAAGCCCTGCTGGAGATCGTCCGTTGCCAGCGGATCAACGTCAGCGGCTGCCAGGTGCTCGACGGTCAGCCTTATGGAATTCTCGTCGAGGGTTCCAGCCTGGTCAGCATCACCGGCACAAGCGTTTTGGAGACGCGGACCGAAAAGAAGACGCGGGCCGCCATTCGCCTTCGCGGCGAAGGCCGGTCGAACCTCGTGGCCACCAACATCCTGGCTCGCGGCCTCGACGATTCCATCACGCGCGACGACGGCTTCGAGGCCCGGCTGGCGGAAAACGTCGAGGTGTAG